The Fusobacterium necrophorum subsp. necrophorum genome includes the window ATGCTTCTATTTTAGAAAATAAGTGTTTTCAATCTATTATCAATATGAACTTATTTCTTCCTTTGGAACGAGAATTTCATGAAAAACTGCATTCTATTTCTCCCTTTTCAGAATTGGAAAAAGAAAAAACAAATAAATTAGCCTTTTATAGAATTTTAGGATGTATAACACAAGGAGACAAAATCTTTTTAACATCACAGGATATTAAAAAATTAAAAGTGTTATCTTTTTATCAATCTTTCTGGTCTCAACTTCGAAAAGAATTTATGGAACGCCCTACGATTTTATTGGGAGTGGATTTGGAAAACACAGATGTACAAGAAATCCTTAGTTTTTTATTGGAAGAAATTCGCTATGAAAAACAAAATATTTATCTTGTAACATCTTCTTCTATTTTGAGTTCAAAGGTCACAAATTTTATTACTAAATATGACATTAAAGTACTCACCAAAAATATGGATTCCTTTCATGAAAGTCTAAACAAGAAAGTTGTTGATGTCCAAAAACAGTTTGTAAAGTAGAAGAAGAACCTTCTTCTTCTACGGAAGAAAAAAAAATGGAGGAACAAAACTCTACCGAATACAGTAACCCTACAGGAGAAAAAAGAATCCATATCGTTCCTGTAACAAAAGATATCAAACTTGAAGAAAATTTAGAAATTCAATTTTCTTCTCTCCAATTGAATCATTTTCCTATTTCGCATCGAAATTTTTCTTCTCGGGAAAAATTCTTGGAAATTATTCCTTTGGGAACTACCGATGTACAAGTAGGAGAACAACTTTTACACAATGTGACATTACGAGCCTTTATATATAAAGATTTCAGACTTTTGGAATTTAAAACTCGAGAATTTCGTTTCGCATTTAGTGTAGAGCTTTTCAACAATGTTTTTTTTAGTCGAGAATCCTTCTTACAGTATGAAATTTCAACAGATTTAAACAATCCAAGACTGGAAAATGTTTTTACTTTGTTCCATGATCTTTTCTCTGGAGCAAATATTGTGTTTCAATATAACCATACAAAAAGCGAGCTGTCTATCACAAATGATGTCGAAGGCTTTAAATTTTCTTTGTTGAGCTTTGCTCTCACAAAATATCAAAATCAAATGTCATCCATCCTTACTAAGAAAGAAAAGAATTTTTCCTCTGTAAAAAACTCTTTCTATGAATTGGAAATACTATATTATTATTTAAGTGGAAAAACTTTCTATGATGCGTGGATCAATGCAAAATTTCCCAAAGGAGAAATACAAACAGGAGATTCTGTGCAATTTGTTCGAACTTTTTCCTATCCTTTCCAGAGGCTTTCGTATGGCATTCGACAAACGATTACTCTACAACAGGAATTAGGAAATATTGGAACAGAAGATAGCATTCAATTAAATCGAAAAAGTGCTTCCGTTTCTTTAGAAGCCATTCAAAAATAAATAGATTAGGAGAATACGAATGTCAATAAAATTAGATCAAACTACTTTTTTTGAGGAATTTACCATTGATAAAGATTATTTTGATGCTACCGGCTTAGAATGGGAAGAATTGGTGCATATCTATGAAGATTATGTGCAACTTATTCCCAGTTTAGAAAAAGAAGCGGAATACATTGTATCAAAACTTATCGACGCTCCCAACGTTCACTCTGTGAGGAGAAGGGTCAAAAAAGCAAAACATCTGATTGAAAAAATCATTCGAAAGGGGAAAAAATACAAAGATAGGAATATTTCTGTGGACAACTATCGGGAAATTGTAACAGATTTAATTGGAATTCGAGTGTTACATCTTTTTAAGGATGACTGGAAAGGAATCCATCATAATATCTTAAATCTTTGGGAACTAAGTGAAACTCCTCAAGTCAATATTCGAAGGGGAGATTATAACTTACAACAATTTCGGGAAAGTATTTCAGACTTGAATTGTGAAATTATTGTGCGAGAACATGGCTATCGTTCCGTACACTACCTTGTCAAAATTCCCATTACAATTTCCTTAAATGTTTTAGTGGAAATTCAAGTTCGCACTGTGTTTGAAGAAGCCTGGAGTGAAATTGATCACATCATGCGTTACCCTTATGACACAGATAATCCGGTTATTACGGAATACCTTGCAATTTTTAATCGTATGGTAGGTTGTGCCGATGAAATGGGAACTTTTTTAAAAAAAGTGAAAAAAGATTTTTCATTGGGAAAGGAATTACCAGAAAATTTCGTTCCCCGAGATTTGGATTTAAAATTTAAATAAGAGAAAGGAGGCTATCTTAAAAGTATATCTTTTTAAGATAGCCTTTCCTAAATATATTGAACACTTTTTATAAAAAAATACTTATGTTTAAGACAAGATCTTTCGGAAAGGATAGCATCATGAAACTACAATATCGACTGACAAGAAAAAAAATAAAACGAATGATTTTACGAGTATTAGAAGACGGAAGTCTACAGGTAAATGCTCCTTTTTTCGTTTCCCAAAAACAAATTGACTCCTTTCTGGAAGAACAAATTCCTTGGATAGAAAAAACAAGAAAAAAGATACAAAATCAGAAAAAAAAGAAAAACCCTTTCCAAGCTCACTATCAATCCGGTGAAAAGTTTTCTATTTTCGGCAAAGAAGTCACTTTACAATTGAGAGTTTCAGAAAGTTCCTCCATTTATCTGGGAAAACGCTTCCTCTATGTTTTTTATCGTCAAGAGGAAAGCAAAAAATTGAGAGAAAACATCCACCACTATTTTTTGAACTTACTGAAAGAAAGTCTGGAATTCTATTTGAAAAAATATTCAGAAGCACTACAGCTGTTCCCAAGCAAATTTCAAATCAAAACGATGAAATCCGCTTGGGGTGTTTACCACACGAAAGGAAATGACATCAGTTTCAATAGTCTTCTTCTCTCTCAAACAGAAGAATTTATTGAGTATATCGTAGTGCATGAACTATGTCATCTCCGTTATCTAAATCATCAAAAAGAATTTTGGAATTTGGTAGCTAGCCAAATTCCAAATTATCGTGAAATTCGAAAAAGTTGTCGTGAATGAAATCCTTTTTAAATTTCATATGACTTAGCACTTTAAAAAATTAAAATTTATATTGTACTCCTGTTGAAAACACACTGGAAGCTCGTTTTCCATCTTGGAATCGGAAATCGATATTTCCATAAATTCCAAACTCTGGATGAATTTCTTTGAATACTCCTGCACCAAACCATGTTGTATTCTTTGCTTGTTTGATTCCTTGAAATTCTTGCTTTGTTGAATTTCCTGTATAATGTCCTTCAAAACTTAAATCTCTTCCATCTATATTCACAGCTTGTGTTACATAACCTTGGAATTTGTAAGAATTCACATCATACTCTGCCCGTAATCCTACTAAAAAATTATGATTTTGATAATTTTTCGCAGCTGCATGAATTCCCCAAGCAGCATTGGATTCTGTAAAAGATCCTCGTCGTAATGTCTCATGAGAATAGCCAAGAAATGGAGTGATATATTTCATCTTTTTTCCAACTTCGAAATAACTGGAATATAAATAGTCTCGATGTTTCACATCTCCCATAACTGTATAGGCATGTACATCCAATAATTCTCTCTTCACTCGGCTAGACACTCTTGCTGTTCCTAATCTTCCTACTAGGTAATAATCCTTTGCAAATTGTTTTTTCCCGTAAAAAGACATTCCAAACATATCACTCTTCGCATCCCCTGCATATTTATCAAAATTAGCATGTGCATAAGAATAAGAAAAAGCAAGTCCTAATTTTGTGCTGTCATTGATTGCCTTATCAATTCCTACTTGTCCTCCTGATACATGGGTTTTCGCGGAAGCATATCCACTTTGTTGTAGTTTTCCACTACTTCCAATAGCAGAAACCCAAGTGTTCCATTCTTTTTTCGACCTAGATAGATTTTCGATTCCTGCTAAACGATTTGATAAATCTCGATTCATATCTTGAACTTGTGAGAAAGTCAAAGCCTGAGAAGAAGCATAAATTTCTCCAGTTAATTTTTCCGTAGCCGTAGCAAAAGCAGTAGTTGCCATAGTTTGCAAAGAAGCCCCCATAGCGAGCTCTTCTGCTGTGGCCATTCCACTGGCTACTTTTTGATCCAAGTCAACAAATACTTTTTCTACGTTTTGTGCAGAATTTTTAGAAGATTCTCCTGCCTCCCCTAAATATTCTACTACATTTTGACGAGAAAGTTTTACATCCACTCCCTTTTCTGTAGTCTCTATCTTTCCAGTTACCATTCCTTGTGTTTCTACAGAATCAAATTCCCCTGCAACTGTTTTTCCACTTAATACGGTTTGTGTTTTGCTTTCCCCAATATACCCATTATTAAGAATTCCTAAAGTTCCTCCTTGTAAATAAATATTTCCTTTTACATGTACATTGGAAGAAAATCCGATTTGTGTATGAGATCCTGTACGAGCTGTATAATCTCCTCCAATAATCGCACTACTCCCTGTAAATGTTACCCTTCCTGCATTATCAACATTTCCTTTATTAGAAATATCCTGAAAATCTACTTCCTTTTCATCAATTAAAGTAGTTTTATTCTTATATCCTATAATACTCTTACTATGTAAAACCAGTGTTCCTGCACTTTTAACGTCAATTCCACTAGCATGAATTTTATGAACTTCTAAAGTTCCTTCTGTTACAATACTTTTTCCTTGATAACTATTATTTCCTGTCAAATGTAAGCTTCCTGCTCCAGATTTTTCTAATCCTCCCTCTCCATGAATTTCATTTTCAAAGTAAGAGACAGTTCCTTCGGGAAGTTTTGCACGAAAATATAATTTTTCATCTATCCGATTATTCCCATCAATCTGTAACAATTCTGTTAAAAAAGCTCCCGGCCCTTTTAAAGCTCTTTCTGTATTCAACATCCCCCAACCATATTCTTTATTTGGTTTTGACTCAGTATATCGTGTTTCATTTTCTGAATTGGTTCTATCTGTTGTACTAAAAAGAGTTTGTCGAACCTGATCATTTGTCATCCAATCGAATTTTTCAGCCACTAGAGCTGCCGCTCTTGCTACTCTCGGAGCTGCAAAAGAAGAACCAATTGTGCTAGAATTGCATCCTCCATCTGCTGAAATCGACCAACGAAAAGCATCTCCTGGATAGGCCAGATGCTTTGTATAATGAACATTCTTTATTCCATTTCTATATTTTTCCACTCCAATAGCGCTAATCCAACCTTTTTCCAATTCAGGAACATATTTGGGTAGTTTTGCCTCTAAAGTAGAATCATTCACAGAAACATCCCCTGTCCCATAGTTTCCATTTGCCCAAACAAAAATAGCTCCTTTTTCAACAAATGGTTTATATATCTGTTCAATAAAAGTTTTCATGGGATCTGTGTTGACCTCTGTTTTCTCGCTCGTCTCCTTAGTAGCACTCGCATCACTAACAGCTCCTCCAAAGGATTGATTAAAAACCTTTATTTTTTGATTTCCAAATTTTGGCAATAGTTGATGATAAAATGATGTACTAGTAGTAATCCCCTTATTCTCATCTTTCGAAGTTCCCGCTGTCACAGCAAGTGCTTTAAAAGAAACTCCCTCCATCATGGCCTCTAAAACTTGTTCTCCATGTGAATCTCCATTGGCATGATAAGAAGACTCTCTCTCTAAAATTTCAATTCCTGGATATTTTTGCTTGAGTGTGGCAGAATGAGTGATAAAATCACTATCTATAATGGCAAGCTTTTGACTCTCCCCTTTTTTATTTCCCCTTGTATCCGTTGGGATATTTTCTGTAGAATTCTGTCGCAATTTCCATACTGTTGAAATATTTCTTTTTTCAATATTTAGTGGCTCATTCGGTCTCACATTGGAGCCTCCATCCCCACCCCCTCCGCCTCCGCCTCCACAATTGGTACAGAGAAGAGAGGTTAAAAATAATAATAATAATTTCCCTTTCAAGTTTATAGATTCATTTTTTTTCTTTTTTTTCATCTATGCCTCCTTAACTAATTTTTATATAACATGCTTTTTTATGATATAATTCAATATATTTTTTATGTTTTTCTTCATTTTTGTTCTTTTTTAAGATGTATTCTTTTTAGATTATACATTACAATTTTATAATACTCTTTTCTTAAAATTTATTCAATATATTTTTATCTAAACTGAAAAACATATATAAAATTTTACTTTTTCAGAAAGAACTGGACAAGCAAAAAATTGAGTGCTATAATAATTAACATAGAAAATTAGGGAGGCATTATGTCATTATGGAATATAAATCGAAATTAGGCTTATTAGACACCGAGATCGCTATCAAAAAAGTAAAAGATTTTTTTGAAAAAGAACTATCCTTAGAACTTTCTTTAATTCGAGTTTCCGCTCCTATTTTCGTAAGACCGGAAAGCGGATTGAATGACAATTTAAATGGGATTGAAAGACCTGTTTCTTTCGACGTCAAAGCAGGAGATATTGCGGAAATCGTTCATTCTTTAGCAAAGTGGAAGAGAATGGCTCTGTATCGTTATGGAATTGAAACCTATAATGGTCTATATACGGACATGAATGCCATTCGAAGAGATGAAGACCCGGATGCTATCCATTCTTATTATGTAGACCAATGGGATTGGGAGAAAATCATTAAAAAGGAAGATAGAAATATAGAAACCTTAAAACATGTTGTGGAAGGAGTCTACTCCGCTTTACGAAAAACGGAACGATATTTGAGAACGCAATATCCGACTCTTAGTAAAAAATTACCGGAAAAGATTACTTTTATCACAACACAAGAATTGGAAGATAAATATCCGAATCTTACTCCAAAAGAAAGAGAGCATGCCATAGCAAAGGAACACAAAGCGGTTTTTCTTATGAAAATTGGAGGAACTTTGGCTTCCGGACAAAAACATGACGGTAGAGCTCCCGACTATGATGATTGGGAATTGAATGGAGATATTCTGGTTTGGTATGAACCTTTACAAATCGGATTGGAACTTTCCTCTATGGGAATTCGTGTTGATGAAGAATCCTTGGAAAGACAATTAAAAATTTCAGGTTTGGAAGAAAGGAAAGCTTTTCCGTTTCATCAAATGGTACTGAACAAAGAATTACCATACAGCATTGGAGGAGGAATCGGACAATCCCGGATTTGTATGTTTTTCTTGGAAAAAATTCATATCGGAGAAGTACAAGCCTCTATCTGGCCGGAAGAAATTCGTAAGGAATGTGAAGAAAAAAATATTATTTTATTGTAAAAAGAGGATTGACTTTTTTACAAAGAATAGGTATAATAAACAAAATCAGAAAATATTAGGAGGAAATAAAAATGAAATCTATAGTGAGGAGAAGGCAATTTCACATGTATTAGAATTGAATAGCCTAGTGTCAGTGACTTTGTTTTCATTTTTATTTTATCACATTTTGTATTAAGTATATCTGAGAGGTCAATAGAAATATTCTATTGACTTTTTTATAAAAATGTATATTAAAACGAAAAACAGTTTGTCAAAAACTGTTTTTTTATTTTTTAGGAGGACATGGTGGAATATTTACAAACATTACAAGACATTTTTTTAGCGGAAGATCGTTATCTTTACATTCTAAACGGATTGGGATTTTCTGTGGGGGTTACTCTTTTTGCGGCGATTTTAGGAATTTTATTGGGAATTCTGTTAGCCTTACTGAAATTATCTCAATCGAAATTCTTGTCCCAAATTGCCTTACTGTACATTGATATTGTGCGTGGAACGCCGGCTGTTGTACAACTGATGATTTTAGCTAACATCGTTTTTGTGGGAGCCTTACGAGAAACTCCTATTTTATTGGTTGCAGGAATTGCTTTTGGAATAAATTCCGGAGCCTATGTGGCAGAAATCATTCGTGCCGGAATTGAAGGTTTGGAAAAGGGACAGACGGAGGCAGGGAGAGCTTTGGGGCTTAGCTATGCTCAAACAATGAAATTTATTATCATTCCACAGGCAATTAAAAAAATTCTTCCGGCTTTAGTCAGTGAATTCATCACGTTATTGAAAGAAACTTCCATTGTCGGATTTATTGGAGGAGTTGATTTACTGCGTTCTGCCAATATCATTACAAGTCAAACCTATCGTGGAGTGGAACCTTTATTAGCTGTCGGTATCATCTATTTAATATTGACAAGCATATTTACCATATTGATGAGAAAAGTAGAAAAGGGGTTGAAAGTCAGTGATTAGAGTTGAACATTTAGATAAAAATTTTGATAACTTAAAAGTGTTAAAAGATATTTCCGTAGAAATTCAAAAAGGAGATATTGTAGCAATTATAGGTCCTTCTGGAAGTGGAAAATCTACTTTTCTTCGTTGTATCAATCGTTTAGAAGAACCCAGTGCCGGACATATTTTTATCGATGAAGAGGATTTAATGGAGGAAAATGTCGACATCAATAAAATTCGAGCCAAAGTGGGAATGGTATTCCAACATTTCAATCTATTCCCACATATGACGGTATTGGAAAATTTGATCTTAGCACCGATACAAATCAAAAAGATGCCAGAAGAGGAAGCCAAAGAAAAAGCAAAAGCCTTATTGGATAAAGTTGGATTATCGGATAAGGCGGAAGCCTACCCAAATCAATTGTCCGGCGGACAAAAACAAAGAATTGCCATTGCAAGAGCTTTGGCAATGGAACCGGAATTGATTCTATTCGACGAGCCGACTTCCGCCTTAGATCCTGAAATGATTAAAGAAGTGCTGGATGTTATGAGAGAATTGGCAAAAGAAGGAATGACTATGATGATAGTAACTCATGAAATGGGATTTGCTAAAAATGTAGCTAACCGTGTTTTATTTATGGAGCAGGGAGCTATCATCGAAGACTGTCATCCGAAAGAATTATTTGAACATCCGAAAAGTGAGCGTGTGAAAGATTTTTTAAATAAAGTGTTAAATAAATAATTTCCGATAAAAAGAATTCTATATAAAAAAGAGGAGTGATGAATATGAAAATGATGAAATACTTTGGAATGTTTATTTTAATGGGAATGATGTCGGCAGTGATGTTTGCAAAAACTCTTTATGTGGGAACCAATGCAGAATTTGCCCCTTTTGAATATTTAGAAAAAGGAAAAATAACCGGTTTTGATATCGAACTGATGAATGCTCTTGCAAAGGAAATGAAAATGGATATTAAAATAGAAAATATGGCATTTGACGGTCTGTTACCGGCTTTACAAATGAAAAAAGTGGATGTTGTCATTGCAGGGATGACAGAAACTCCAGAAAGAAAAAAAGCGGTTAACTTTACAAAACCTTATTTCAAGGCAAAGCAAGTTATTATTACAAAAAAAGGAAAAGATATCAAAGATTTCCAAGAATTAAGCGGAAAAAAAGTGGGCGTAATGCTTGGATTTACAGGAGATGCAGTAGTGAGTGATATTAAAGGAGCTAAAGTACAACGATTTGATGCGACTTACTCTGCCGTAATGGCTCTGGAAAATGGAAAGGTGGACGCTGTGGTTGCCGATTCCGAACCTGCTAAAAAATATATCGCAAGTTACAAAGACTTATCCATTGCTTCTGCCAAAGCGGAAGAAGAAGATTACGCAATTGCTGTTCGAAAAAATGATAAAACCTTATTGGAGAATTTGAATAAGGCTATGGAGAAAGTAAAGGCAAACGGTACCTATGATGTTTTATTGAAAAAATATTTTAAATAGAGGAGGAAAACATGAAAATTGATGTATTCTTAACAGCGGAAGAAGCAAAAAGAAAAGAAATTCATGACAGCAATATCGTTGTCATCGATGTGTTGCGAGCAACTTCTGTTATGATTACGGCAATGGCTCATGGAGTTTCCAAAATTCACCCCTATGAAAGCATAGAAGAAGTGAGAGAAGCCTCTCTTGCTTCTTCTTTTTCAATTCTATGCGGAGAGAGAAAAGGACTTACCATACATGGCTTTGACTATGGAAATTCTCCTCTGGAGTATCAAAAAGATAACATACGAGGTGCAGAAATGTTCATGACGACAAGTAACGGAACTCGTGCCTTACGAAATATCCATGGGCAAAATAATAGAATTTGGATTGCTTCTTTTTTAAATCTAAGCTCTATGAGTACTTTTTTAGAAACAGAGAAGAAAGACTGTACTATTCTCTGTGCAGGAACAGAAAATCAATTTTCACTTGACGATGCTCTCTGTGCAGGAATGCTGATACAAAAATTACACTGCTATGAAAAATCGGATCTTGCTCTTGCCTTAGAAAGGCTTGCAAAAAATTCAAAAAATATAGCTGAAAGTCTGCATGCTGCAAAACATTATCGCTATTTAAAAAGTATCGGCTTGGAAAAAGATTTGGAATTTTGCTGCACTCCGGATCAGTATTCCCTTCTTTTGGAGTACGATCCGAACACAAACTCCATTTGTTCCATATAAAGCACTTCTTTGTTAAATTTCATGTAAGCATTTTTCAATGTGTTTTTTTATAACATGAAAAGGGATTCTTTCTTGTTCTAATCGAATTTTTTTTCCAAAGAAATTGTTTTGTAATTTTATAGCTAAATCAGATTCTTCTTTTGTTAAGTATTTTATATCAAATGACCACTGCCTTTCTTCTTCTACCCATAATTCTTTATATCCTAGCAAGATTTCTTCTGTCATAGCAAAAGATTTTAAATGTGGAAAAAAAGCTCTTGCTGTACTAAGAATATTAAATCCATGAGTATCTAAATCTCCCCAATAATAGAGTTTTTTTCTCGATAACCACTCTACCTCTCGAAGTAGAGTAATTCCATATCCTCTTCCAAAAATCACAATAGAGTTTTTATAGTTTGGAAAAGCAAGAAAATTAACTTCATTTTCCGTAAAAAATATATTTTCTATCTTAGGGTTCCATTGCTTGAATTCTGTAAAAGGAATACTAAGTTCTTTAAATTTTTGCTCTTGATAAGTTTCATCTAAAATTCGAAATCGAACAGTAGTTTCTCTTCTTTTTAAGTAAAATTTGTCTTCAAATTCTTTTTTACTTAGATCCATAGATTCTTCAGGTAATAAAATTTTAAAGAGTTCTTCTAATATGGGTTTATGACTCTCCATAAATTTTGTATCGATTTCAGGAATATCTAATTGGCGTATGTATAAATTAGGTCTTGGATTTTTTTCAAACCATCTAATAATTGCAATCAATTTTGAAAAATTTTTTCCCACATGATTTATTATTTTAAAAGGATATTTATAAATCCAATTCCGTAAATCTTCATTTTGAGGCCAAATATTAATAAATTCATCTGCAATCATCAAAAAAAGTTTCTCTTCAGCTTCTTTCTGGATCAAATGAAGAGCTACTTCTTTGGTTGGAATGATGACATGTGTGGGAATTTTATTCTTTCCTACAATTCGAAAATTGATTTCCTTTTCTAATAATTCATAGCTATTCTTTTTTTTTGCTTCCCTTTTCAAGCTTTGAATCCATTCTAAACTTTCCATAAAATAAAGA containing:
- a CDS encoding SIR2 family protein — protein: MDKFWDYFPSEQKFNLFLGEEYCAYDQSPSRKELAAFLLDKIPESLKHRIRNRESLSEISQDLLDLAIFSRRSLIKSVKEFAKNISLDFSCYASILENKCFQSIINMNLFLPLEREFHEKLHSISPFSELEKEKTNKLAFYRILGCITQGDKIFLTSQDIKKLKVLSFYQSFWSQLRKEFMERPTILLGVDLENTDVQEILSFLLEEIRYEKQNIYLVTSSSILSSKVTNFITKYDIKVLTKNMDSFHESLNKKVVDVQKQFVK
- a CDS encoding GTP pyrophosphokinase; this translates as MSIKLDQTTFFEEFTIDKDYFDATGLEWEELVHIYEDYVQLIPSLEKEAEYIVSKLIDAPNVHSVRRRVKKAKHLIEKIIRKGKKYKDRNISVDNYREIVTDLIGIRVLHLFKDDWKGIHHNILNLWELSETPQVNIRRGDYNLQQFRESISDLNCEIIVREHGYRSVHYLVKIPITISLNVLVEIQVRTVFEEAWSEIDHIMRYPYDTDNPVITEYLAIFNRMVGCADEMGTFLKKVKKDFSLGKELPENFVPRDLDLKFK
- a CDS encoding SprT family zinc-dependent metalloprotease, encoding MKLQYRLTRKKIKRMILRVLEDGSLQVNAPFFVSQKQIDSFLEEQIPWIEKTRKKIQNQKKKKNPFQAHYQSGEKFSIFGKEVTLQLRVSESSSIYLGKRFLYVFYRQEESKKLRENIHHYFLNLLKESLEFYLKKYSEALQLFPSKFQIKTMKSAWGVYHTKGNDISFNSLLLSQTEEFIEYIVVHELCHLRYLNHQKEFWNLVASQIPNYREIRKSCRE
- a CDS encoding autotransporter serine protease fusolisin, producing the protein MKKKKKNESINLKGKLLLLFLTSLLCTNCGGGGGGGGDGGSNVRPNEPLNIEKRNISTVWKLRQNSTENIPTDTRGNKKGESQKLAIIDSDFITHSATLKQKYPGIEILERESSYHANGDSHGEQVLEAMMEGVSFKALAVTAGTSKDENKGITTSTSFYHQLLPKFGNQKIKVFNQSFGGAVSDASATKETSEKTEVNTDPMKTFIEQIYKPFVEKGAIFVWANGNYGTGDVSVNDSTLEAKLPKYVPELEKGWISAIGVEKYRNGIKNVHYTKHLAYPGDAFRWSISADGGCNSSTIGSSFAAPRVARAAALVAEKFDWMTNDQVRQTLFSTTDRTNSENETRYTESKPNKEYGWGMLNTERALKGPGAFLTELLQIDGNNRIDEKLYFRAKLPEGTVSYFENEIHGEGGLEKSGAGSLHLTGNNSYQGKSIVTEGTLEVHKIHASGIDVKSAGTLVLHSKSIIGYKNKTTLIDEKEVDFQDISNKGNVDNAGRVTFTGSSAIIGGDYTARTGSHTQIGFSSNVHVKGNIYLQGGTLGILNNGYIGESKTQTVLSGKTVAGEFDSVETQGMVTGKIETTEKGVDVKLSRQNVVEYLGEAGESSKNSAQNVEKVFVDLDQKVASGMATAEELAMGASLQTMATTAFATATEKLTGEIYASSQALTFSQVQDMNRDLSNRLAGIENLSRSKKEWNTWVSAIGSSGKLQQSGYASAKTHVSGGQVGIDKAINDSTKLGLAFSYSYAHANFDKYAGDAKSDMFGMSFYGKKQFAKDYYLVGRLGTARVSSRVKRELLDVHAYTVMGDVKHRDYLYSSYFEVGKKMKYITPFLGYSHETLRRGSFTESNAAWGIHAAAKNYQNHNFLVGLRAEYDVNSYKFQGYVTQAVNIDGRDLSFEGHYTGNSTKQEFQGIKQAKNTTWFGAGVFKEIHPEFGIYGNIDFRFQDGKRASSVFSTGVQYKF
- the asnA gene encoding aspartate--ammonia ligase, which gives rise to MEYKSKLGLLDTEIAIKKVKDFFEKELSLELSLIRVSAPIFVRPESGLNDNLNGIERPVSFDVKAGDIAEIVHSLAKWKRMALYRYGIETYNGLYTDMNAIRRDEDPDAIHSYYVDQWDWEKIIKKEDRNIETLKHVVEGVYSALRKTERYLRTQYPTLSKKLPEKITFITTQELEDKYPNLTPKEREHAIAKEHKAVFLMKIGGTLASGQKHDGRAPDYDDWELNGDILVWYEPLQIGLELSSMGIRVDEESLERQLKISGLEERKAFPFHQMVLNKELPYSIGGGIGQSRICMFFLEKIHIGEVQASIWPEEIRKECEEKNIILL
- a CDS encoding amino acid ABC transporter permease produces the protein MEYLQTLQDIFLAEDRYLYILNGLGFSVGVTLFAAILGILLGILLALLKLSQSKFLSQIALLYIDIVRGTPAVVQLMILANIVFVGALRETPILLVAGIAFGINSGAYVAEIIRAGIEGLEKGQTEAGRALGLSYAQTMKFIIIPQAIKKILPALVSEFITLLKETSIVGFIGGVDLLRSANIITSQTYRGVEPLLAVGIIYLILTSIFTILMRKVEKGLKVSD
- a CDS encoding amino acid ABC transporter ATP-binding protein encodes the protein MIRVEHLDKNFDNLKVLKDISVEIQKGDIVAIIGPSGSGKSTFLRCINRLEEPSAGHIFIDEEDLMEENVDINKIRAKVGMVFQHFNLFPHMTVLENLILAPIQIKKMPEEEAKEKAKALLDKVGLSDKAEAYPNQLSGGQKQRIAIARALAMEPELILFDEPTSALDPEMIKEVLDVMRELAKEGMTMMIVTHEMGFAKNVANRVLFMEQGAIIEDCHPKELFEHPKSERVKDFLNKVLNK
- a CDS encoding basic amino acid ABC transporter substrate-binding protein; this encodes MKYFGMFILMGMMSAVMFAKTLYVGTNAEFAPFEYLEKGKITGFDIELMNALAKEMKMDIKIENMAFDGLLPALQMKKVDVVIAGMTETPERKKAVNFTKPYFKAKQVIITKKGKDIKDFQELSGKKVGVMLGFTGDAVVSDIKGAKVQRFDATYSAVMALENGKVDAVVADSEPAKKYIASYKDLSIASAKAEEEDYAIAVRKNDKTLLENLNKAMEKVKANGTYDVLLKKYFK
- a CDS encoding 2-phosphosulfolactate phosphatase; this encodes MKIDVFLTAEEAKRKEIHDSNIVVIDVLRATSVMITAMAHGVSKIHPYESIEEVREASLASSFSILCGERKGLTIHGFDYGNSPLEYQKDNIRGAEMFMTTSNGTRALRNIHGQNNRIWIASFLNLSSMSTFLETEKKDCTILCAGTENQFSLDDALCAGMLIQKLHCYEKSDLALALERLAKNSKNIAESLHAAKHYRYLKSIGLEKDLEFCCTPDQYSLLLEYDPNTNSICSI
- a CDS encoding Wadjet anti-phage system protein JetD domain-containing protein, with translation MKKWTKINDIKAKIESKWNKGEILRNSLEENNLFPLKIALKVPTSQEFSLYFMESLEWIQSLKREAKKKNSYELLEKEINFRIVGKNKIPTHVIIPTKEVALHLIQKEAEEKLFLMIADEFINIWPQNEDLRNWIYKYPFKIINHVGKNFSKLIAIIRWFEKNPRPNLYIRQLDIPEIDTKFMESHKPILEELFKILLPEESMDLSKKEFEDKFYLKRRETTVRFRILDETYQEQKFKELSIPFTEFKQWNPKIENIFFTENEVNFLAFPNYKNSIVIFGRGYGITLLREVEWLSRKKLYYWGDLDTHGFNILSTARAFFPHLKSFAMTEEILLGYKELWVEEERQWSFDIKYLTKEESDLAIKLQNNFFGKKIRLEQERIPFHVIKKHIEKCLHEI